The following proteins are encoded in a genomic region of Streptococcus equi subsp. equi:
- a CDS encoding membrane protein — translation MKLTNALCLVAATAALALAPINTSTGQTNTVLASQKSTGHCTHTRSGWFKCPDGGSYYDESYDTHSSWLIWLYGAFYSAWEIITSWFK, via the coding sequence ATGAAGCTGACAAATGCCCTATGCCTAGTAGCCGCTACTGCAGCCCTAGCCCTAGCACCAATCAACACAAGCACTGGACAAACTAATACCGTTTTGGCAAGTCAAAAAAGTACAGGACATTGTACTCATACTAGAAGTGGATGGTTTAAATGCCCTGATGGAGGATCATATTACGACGAAAGTTACGATACACATTCATCATGGTTAATTTGGCTTTATGGTGCTTTTTACTCTGCATGGGAAATTATAACTAGTTGGTTCAAATAA
- a CDS encoding cell surface-anchored protein — MNKKSARRRRKNLITKLAMTSALTLGVGAATTLAGQTEVRADNILRLDMTDKEAVEKFANELKNEVHKNYRGSNTWQKLTLILNGYQNLREQIETELKNSEQKVKELNDKVNSETQGKQELQNQLEKEKEELETLKKELEAEKAKGTGETEKLQKEIEAKNAMISDLQKQLEETKQRVQEFEAEVGKLMAEKADLQTKLNEQEQLNAKLQKEIEDLKAQIEKLKYCQDTPKPEPKPEPKPEPKPEPKPEPKPEPKPEPKPEPKPEPKPEPKPEPKPEPKPEPKPEPKPEPKPEPKPGPKPEPKPEPKPGPKPEPKPGPKPEPKPEPKPEPKPEPKPEPKPEPKPEPKPGLSQSLSQSLSQSLSQSLSQSLSQSLSLKLRSLNNLNQ, encoded by the coding sequence ATGAACAAAAAATCAGCAAGACGCAGGCGTAAGAATCTTATTACGAAGCTTGCGATGACAAGTGCCTTAACCCTGGGTGTAGGCGCAGCGACTACCCTAGCAGGACAAACAGAAGTACGGGCTGATAATATCTTACGCTTAGATATGACAGATAAAGAAGCAGTTGAAAAATTCGCTAACGAGCTTAAAAATGAAGTCCATAAAAACTATCGTGGTAGTAATACTTGGCAAAAGCTTACCCTTATACTTAATGGTTATCAAAACCTTAGAGAACAAATAGAGACCGAGCTAAAAAATAGTGAACAAAAAGTAAAAGAGCTTAATGATAAGGTTAATAGTGAAACTCAAGGAAAACAAGAGTTACAGAATCAGCTTGAGAAAGAAAAAGAAGAGTTAGAAACACTAAAAAAAGAGCTTGAAGCTGAGAAGGCTAAAGGAACTGGAGAAACAGAGAAGCTTCAAAAGGAAATTGAAGCAAAAAATGCAATGATTTCTGACCTACAAAAACAGCTTGAGGAAACTAAGCAAAGGGTTCAAGAGTTTGAAGCTGAAGTAGGTAAATTAATGGCCGAAAAGGCAGACCTACAAACAAAATTAAATGAACAAGAGCAGCTTAACGCTAAGCTTCAAAAAGAAATTGAAGACTTAAAGGCTCAGATTGAAAAGCTTAAGTACTGTCAAGATACACCTAAGCCAGAGCCTAAGCCAGAGCCTAAGCCAGAGCCTAAGCCAGAGCCTAAGCCAGAGCCTAAGCCAGAGCCTAAGCCAGAGCCTAAGCCAGAGCCTAAGCCAGAGCCTAAGCCAGAGCCTAAGCCAGAGCCTAAGCCAGAGCCTAAGCCAGAGCCTAAGCCAGAGCCTAAGCCAGAGCCTAAGCCAGAGCCTAAGCCAGGGCCTAAGCCAGAGCCTAAGCCAGAGCCTAAGCCAGGGCCTAAGCCAGAGCCTAAGCCAGGGCCTAAGCCAGAGCCTAAGCCAGAGCCTAAGCCAGAGCCTAAGCCAGAGCCTAAGCCAGAGCCTAAGCCAGAGCCTAAGCCAGAGCCTAAGCCAGGCCTAAGCCAGAGCCTAAGCCAGAGCCTAAGCCAGAGCCTAAGCCAGAGCCTAAGCCAGAGCCTAAGCCAGAGCCTAAGCCTGAAGCTAAGAAGCCTGAACAACCTAAACCAATGA
- the mutY gene encoding A/G-specific adenine glycosylase: MIDLNDYGITMWDQDTIASFRRTLLAWYDQEKRDLPWRRTKDPYHIWVSEIMLQQTQVVTVIPYYERFLDWFPTVEALACADEERLLKAWEGLGYYSRVRNMQKAAQQIMTDFGGIFPSSHADITKLKGIGPYTAGAISSIAFDLPEPAVDGNVMRVMARLFEINYDIGDPKNRKIFQAVMEVLIDPERPGDFNQALMDLGTDIEAAKNPRPDESPVRFFCAAYRHGTYDKYPIKEPKKKPRPIQVQAFVIRDSKGRLLLEKNTQGRLLGGFWAFPLIETKLVSQQLTLFEDSPIVLETMSQTTLFEERYGLMPIWSQATFPQVKHTFSHQKWTIELCEGFTDSMPLAPDRELVWVAIEDMAAYPMATPQKKMLEAYLKKQS; this comes from the coding sequence ATGATAGATTTAAATGATTATGGCATTACCATGTGGGATCAAGATACCATTGCCTCCTTTCGTCGTACGCTGCTAGCTTGGTACGATCAGGAAAAGCGAGACCTGCCTTGGCGTCGCACAAAGGACCCTTATCATATCTGGGTCTCAGAGATCATGCTCCAGCAAACGCAGGTCGTTACCGTTATTCCTTATTACGAGCGATTTTTGGATTGGTTTCCAACGGTAGAGGCCCTCGCCTGCGCTGACGAAGAGCGCTTACTCAAGGCTTGGGAGGGACTGGGCTACTACTCTCGTGTACGCAATATGCAAAAGGCTGCGCAGCAAATCATGACTGACTTTGGCGGGATTTTCCCAAGCTCACACGCTGATATTACTAAGTTAAAGGGCATTGGCCCTTATACAGCTGGCGCTATCTCAAGCATTGCCTTTGATCTGCCTGAGCCTGCGGTTGATGGCAATGTCATGCGAGTCATGGCCAGACTGTTTGAGATTAATTACGATATTGGAGACCCTAAGAACCGCAAGATTTTTCAGGCTGTTATGGAGGTGCTTATCGATCCGGAGCGACCCGGAGATTTCAATCAAGCCTTGATGGATCTGGGGACTGATATTGAAGCGGCTAAAAATCCCAGACCTGACGAGTCTCCTGTGCGCTTTTTCTGTGCAGCCTACCGACATGGTACCTATGACAAATACCCCATCAAGGAGCCAAAGAAAAAGCCCCGGCCTATTCAGGTGCAGGCCTTTGTGATTCGTGACAGCAAGGGGCGGCTTTTGCTCGAAAAAAATACCCAAGGGCGCTTGCTAGGTGGCTTTTGGGCCTTTCCTCTGATAGAGACCAAGCTTGTCAGTCAACAACTGACCCTCTTTGAGGACAGTCCTATCGTGCTTGAGACCATGTCTCAGACAACCCTTTTTGAGGAGCGTTACGGGCTTATGCCTATCTGGTCTCAAGCTACCTTTCCTCAGGTCAAGCATACCTTTAGCCACCAAAAATGGACCATTGAGCTTTGCGAGGGCTTCACAGACAGCATGCCCCTAGCCCCTGACAGAGAACTTGTCTGGGTCGCAATAGAGGATATGGCTGCTTACCCAATGGCAACCCCACAAAAGAAAATGCTAGAAGCCTACCTAAAAAAACAAAGCTAA